The Streptococcus sanguinis genomic sequence GTGACGGAAAAAGGGGAAACACTTTATCCTTTTATCCTATCGGAGAATGACTATTCTGAAGAGACCTCCCTGCAGGGCTTTTCTCAGGCGGAAGTTCAAGCTTTGGAGAAAATGCTGGTTCGAGTGCGTGAAAACATCACAGGTGACTGGGAAGCAGTCAAAAAAGGACAAAAAAGAAACTATTAAGATTGAAGAGGTGCATCATGAAAGTTACAGTTGAAAATGAATTTTGGCAAGCATTCCCGGAAGCTCAGATTAGTATTTTAGTGGTCAAGGTGCTTGATAATAGTGTGGATGAAAGTAAGGATCCTTATTTCAAATCCTTGCTGGATAAGGGAGCGAAGCGAGCTGAGGACTTTATCCCAGACGAGAACTTCACTCAGAATGAAGTCATTCAGGAGTGGCGGCAGGCCTTCAGTCAATTCAAGACCAAGAAAGGAGCACGATCCTCTATTGAAGCTCTGCTCAAGCGGGTCAGTCAGGGGCGTGAATTTCATCCAATCAATCCTTTGGTTGATATCTATAACAGTGTCTCGCTGTCTTATGCGGTTCCATGTGGCGGTGAGGATTTGGATAAGATTGTCGGAGGTCTTTATTTAGGTAAAGCCAAGGGTGGGGAATCCTTTTTCCCGCTGGGTGCTGAGAGTGACGCACCGGCACTGCCAGAAGAAATCATCTACTATGATGAAGAAGGGGCTGTCTGCCGTTGCCTTAACTGGCGAGAAGCCCAGCGAACTATGCTGACGGAAGAGACCAAGGATGCCATCCTGGTCATTGAGGCCATCAATGAAGAGCAAGTAGCGCGTGCCCAAGCAGCTATGACAGAACTCCATACTCTGATTGAGGACTATTTTGGTGTTAAGGGTGAAATCACTCATCTGACGCTTGACAATCCAAGCTTGGAAATCTGAGAATAAAAAAATCTGGATCAGATTTATCTGGTCCAGATTTGATATTTTAAGGTTGAAGTATCATAGTCAATTAGTTTTTCTTGTTTTTAAAGACAAAAATCTTACTAAAGACATAGTTGAGAACGATGATCAGTACTTGAGCAATGAAAGTTTCGATGGTATTGACCATTTTGATATTGTTATTGACAAACCGGCCTATGATCTGTGGGAAACTAGTGACAAAAATAAAGGTTAGCAGTAAATTTAAGCCCATAGTAGCCAAACGTGCAGTGAAAAATTTGATAAGTCTAGAAGGCCAGCCACTCCTTGCTTGCTTGAAAACGATAGTATCGTTGGTTACAAAGGCAAAGAGAATACCAAGAATATCACCTATTATTGTAGCCAGTAGTTCGTTTCCCGTCAATTCATAGCAGAGCATCCTACTGACAACGGATACGACAGTTGTTGCCACACCAAAGAAAAGATAGGACAGAACCTCATTGTCAAAGAATTTTTTGATTAAAGTTTTCATAAAGATAGTCTATCATATTTCTGGGATTTATGCTATACTAGTTGGGTTGCCAAATCTGTGGGGGAATCATCTAATGATGCTCCTCTCATGCGACGCAACCCTTGGCGCTTAGCTTCTTTCGCCAAGCATATTACACGCGGTAAAGCCGCTAAAGGAGAAAACATGAAACAAGAAAAACTGAGAGTTCGTGATTTGGCTCAGATTGCCATTGTCGCTGCCATTTATGTAGCCCTTACGATTACGCCCCCTTTAAGTGCTATAAGCTATGGTGCTTACCAGTTCAGAATTTCTGAAATGATGAACTTTATGGCTTTTTATAATCGGAAATATATCATGGGTGTGACTATTGGCTGTATGATTGCCAATCTATATAGTTTTGGAATCGTTGATGTCTTTGTTGGCGGTGGGTCCACCTTGGTCTTCCTGTCACTGGGTGTCTACCTTTTTGGTCGCTATAAGAATCAATATCTGATTAAAGGCTTGATTCGTTTGGATCATTTCTATTTTGCAGTATTCTTTTCTATCTCAATGGTGACCATTGCTGCAGAATTACACTTCTTGCAAGGCCTGCCATTCTTCCTGACTTGGTTTACAACGGCCATTGGAGAATTTGCTTCCTTGATTGCTGGAGCTATTATTATTAACCAGATTGCGAAAAGTATTGATTTGACAAAATAAGACAGCAGAGAGCGGAATTTCCGCTCTTTTTGTATCCCTTTCTTTTTTAGGAAGAATTCGGAACAAATAGAGGAAGATTTTGTGTATTTGTGATAAAATAGAAGTATGAAAGAAAGAATGTCAGAATTAGTAGAATTGCTCAACCGATATGCTCATGAATATTATACGGCAGACAGGCCAAGTGTATCGGACAGCGAGTATGACAGACTCTATCGTGAATTAGCGGAGTTAGAAGAAAAGTACCCAACCGATATCCTACCTGATAGCCCAACGCATCGGGTGGGTGGGAAGATTTTAGAAGGATTTGAAAAATATCCACACCAGTATCCTCTCTTTAGTTTGCAGGATGCTTTTTCACGTGAAGAATTAATAGCCTTTGACCAGCGGATTCGCAAGGAATTTCCTCAGGTATCTTATCTTTGTGAGCTCAAGATTGACGGGCTCTCTATTTCCCTGACCTATGAAAAGGGAATATTGGTAGCAGGTGCGACACGGGGGGATGGCTCTGTTGGAGAAAACATCACTGAAAATCTCAAGCGGGTCAAGGATATTCCACTGACTTTGAAAGAGCCGCTGGACATTACGGTTCGCGGAGAGTGTTACATGCCTAAGGCTTCCTTTGATGCTGTCAATCAGCTGCGGCAGGAGAATGGTGAGCCTGAGTTTGCCAATCCCCGCAATGCGGCAGCAGGAACCTTGCGGCAGTTGGATACAGCAGTTGTGGCCAAGCGTAATCTAGCAACCTTCCTCTACCAAGAAGCCAG encodes the following:
- a CDS encoding B3/4 domain-containing protein, with amino-acid sequence MKVTVENEFWQAFPEAQISILVVKVLDNSVDESKDPYFKSLLDKGAKRAEDFIPDENFTQNEVIQEWRQAFSQFKTKKGARSSIEALLKRVSQGREFHPINPLVDIYNSVSLSYAVPCGGEDLDKIVGGLYLGKAKGGESFFPLGAESDAPALPEEIIYYDEEGAVCRCLNWREAQRTMLTEETKDAILVIEAINEEQVARAQAAMTELHTLIEDYFGVKGEITHLTLDNPSLEI
- a CDS encoding GtrA family protein translates to MKTLIKKFFDNEVLSYLFFGVATTVVSVVSRMLCYELTGNELLATIIGDILGILFAFVTNDTIVFKQARSGWPSRLIKFFTARLATMGLNLLLTFIFVTSFPQIIGRFVNNNIKMVNTIETFIAQVLIIVLNYVFSKIFVFKNKKN
- a CDS encoding QueT transporter family protein — translated: MKQEKLRVRDLAQIAIVAAIYVALTITPPLSAISYGAYQFRISEMMNFMAFYNRKYIMGVTIGCMIANLYSFGIVDVFVGGGSTLVFLSLGVYLFGRYKNQYLIKGLIRLDHFYFAVFFSISMVTIAAELHFLQGLPFFLTWFTTAIGEFASLIAGAIIINQIAKSIDLTK